The genomic stretch GACGCCGACGAACGCCCTCTGGAAGATGCGTCGTGTACGCGGCTATGGGTTCCGCAGGATCTTCTCCATGGCTTTGCCCTTCGCCAATTCGTCGATCAGCTTGTCAAGATAGCGGATTTCCCGCATGGTCGGCTCTTCGATGTCTTCCACCCGGACACCGCAAACGACACCTTTGACCAGGGCCCGCGCAGGATTCATCCGCGGAGCTTCATCGAAGAAGGTTTCGAAGTCTGTCCGTTTTTCCAGCTGCGCCTCCAACGCATCCTGGCTGTACCCTGTCAGCCAGCGGATGATTTCGTCGACCTCCGGCTTGGTACGTCCTTTCTTCTCCGCCTTCGCAACGTAGTGCGGATAGACGCTTGCGACACTCGTCGTAAAGATCCGGTGTTTGGTCATCATGCACCCCTGTTTCCGAGGTATTGGGCCGCCGTCACGCCGGGCGCGGGTGGAGGATGGTCCACAGGGTGCCGAACCGGTCGCGGAGCTGCGCGAATCGTGGAGCGAAGAACGTCTCGCCCAACGGCATGCTGACCTGTCCGCCCTCGGCAAGCGCCGCGTAGGCGCGCTCCGCAAGCTCGATGGAATCGAGCGAGAGATACAGGTACGAGCTGCGTACGGGCTGGAAGTGCTCGGGCGGTACGTCGTTCCCGATGAGCTCGACCCCGGCTACGCTCAGGCGCGCGTGGATCACCGCGTCCCGCGAGCCCGGCGGGCCGGGAACGTGGGCGGGAAGGTCGCGCACCCTGATCATTGCCGTGATCCGCCCGTCGAGGTGCTCCTCGTAAAAGCGGAACGCCTCCTCGCAGTTGCCCCCGAAGTTCAGATGCGTATACAGCTTCATCTGGCTCCTATGAGTTGCCATCGTGGAAGAGAATCGTCAGAACCAGGGCCGACATCGAACGGCCGACATCGCGCTTGTACAAAGGTTTTCCCATGAATCCGCTGATCATTGTCAAGTCGAAGAGAGTCTAGCAACGTTCTAGCCAGGAGTGCACTATGTCGCTGACTGCGTTGACTGTTCACGAACTCGAAGCGAGGCGCGGACCTGACCGCCCCGGAGCGAGCCGAATTAGCCCAGCGGCTGTTCGCCAGCGTGGAAGACGAACAGCCGGCGGGTAGCGAAGCCGAAGTGGCGCAGGCGTGGCTCGAAGAAGCGGACCGGCGATACGATCGATACCTGGCAGGCGAACCGGAGTCCGTGCCAGCCGCGGACGCTCGCGCGGGTTCGCGCGCGTCTCGGCGAACGTTGATCCCCGCATGCTCCCAATCGACGGCGTCGCTCGTCTCCGCGGTTTTGGAGGCGTTACGCAACCCTCGTGAGATCGCCATCCCAGAGATTCCAACCTGGGCACTCGTACGGGTCCATCTCGTTCGTGATGATGCTCCACGGCGTCCTTTTGCTTTCCTTCAGGACTGATGTGAAACAGACAGGGCGCAGGGGGAGATCATCCCCCCGCGTCCGTTGAGCGCTCACCATCGCCGCCAGCCGTTCACGGCGCCTCCCTCACCTCGCTTCCACCGCGTCGCGCATCAGCGACAGGGTGGGACGGCAGCGCGGCATTGACCCTTGCCGATCACCGCCCCGGAAGTTGAGTTGGTTCCGCGGCGCCCGCCTGGACCTGCATCCGGGCTGCGGCGAGCGGTTCCACGTCCTGATCGACGGCCGGGGAACGCGGTGCGGGAATCCGCCCCAGCATTCGCGGGAAGCCCTCGCCGGCACCC from Longimicrobium sp. encodes the following:
- a CDS encoding DUF2200 domain-containing protein, whose product is MTKHRIFTTSVASVYPHYVAKAEKKGRTKPEVDEIIRWLTGYSQDALEAQLEKRTDFETFFDEAPRMNPARALVKGVVCGVRVEDIEEPTMREIRYLDKLIDELAKGKAMEKILRNP
- a CDS encoding VOC family protein — protein: MKLYTHLNFGGNCEEAFRFYEEHLDGRITAMIRVRDLPAHVPGPPGSRDAVIHARLSVAGVELIGNDVPPEHFQPVRSSYLYLSLDSIELAERAYAALAEGGQVSMPLGETFFAPRFAQLRDRFGTLWTILHPRPA
- a CDS encoding addiction module protein; protein product: MTAPERAELAQRLFASVEDEQPAGSEAEVAQAWLEEADRRYDRYLAGEPESVPAADARAGSRASRRTLIPACSQSTASLVSAVLEALRNPREIAIPEIPTWALVRVHLVRDDAPRRPFAFLQD